In Procambarus clarkii isolate CNS0578487 chromosome 30, FALCON_Pclarkii_2.0, whole genome shotgun sequence, the DNA window TTGAAAAATTAGTGAATTTTAACCCATTTTATCATTCACACAAAAATTACGGATACATACTCACTATCACACTCCTGCAACTCACTATCACACTCTAGCAACTCACTATCACTCTCCAGCAACTATCACACTCCTGGAACTCACTTTCACACTCCAGCAATTCACTATCGCACTCCAACAACTCACTATCACACTCCAACAACACACTATCACACTCCAACAACTCACTGTCACACTCCAACAACTCACTATCACACTCCAACAACTCACTATCACACTCCAATAACACACTATCACACTCCAGCAACTCACTATCACACTCCAACAACACACTATCACACTCCAGCAACTCACTATCACACTCCAACAACACACTATCACACTCCAGCAACTCACTATCACACTCCAGCAACTCACTATCACACTCCAGCAACTCACTATTACACTCTAGCAACTCACTATCACTCTCCAGCAGCTCACTATCACTCTCCAACAACTCACTATCACATTCGAGCAACTCACTATCACACTCCAGCAACTCACTATCACACTCCAGCAACTCACTATCACACTCCAGCAACTCACTATCACACTCCAGCAACTCACTATCACACTCCAGcaactcaccatcacactccaacaACACACTATCACACTCCAGTAACTCACTATTACACTCCAACAACTCATTTTCACACTCCAacaactcactctcacactccagCAACTCACTATCATACTCCAGCAACTCACTATCACACTCCAACAACTCACTATCATACTCCAGCAACTCACTATCACACTCCAACAACTCACTATCACAATCCAGCAACTATCACACTCCAGCAAGTCACAGCTTCATCAAGACTGTTGAACAATGACCTGACCAaaggaactgaccaaaatgttgaaaaggttttcaggcttggaaagttcaacaaggacagggaccaaatgataaaggtggtattcatgagcgaaatcacgaaagaggaactgttagcaaggaagtgctgtctagcaaaggtagagaagttcaaaaaagtattcctgcagagggatatgacaagggaagagagaatacggacagcagacgcgaggaaggagcgcagggagagagaaagaaatcagagtaccacaacccagaaccctacaatcccagagggaagtggagagccTTCCtcgaacagtgcaacagccacagggattggggtacCACCccaacattctacccaacagacacccaactgccccatcccctgtcagccctccactaagtacccacctagggcaccttccccccacccaccccctcctcccactcacccctctccccaggacctcccttctcccccatcccccaagccctcccttctcccacatgccttcccttctctcccacccccaagcccttccttcccccctcccccctaagccccccactctcccccacctcacctaagaattcccctctcccccactcccctaaaccctcccctcttcctcacccacctcagccctcccttttcccccacgtcccccaagccctccacccttttctccccccccccaagcccccccatctcccctatcccccaaagcctctcctccccccatgcttccccaaccctccctctctcacccccaccaactctcccccaaagcctttcccgccccccccccatgcttccccaaccctccctctctcacccccaccaaccctccccctctcactctcccccccaagcctctccctctcccctccaaccctccccctcttacccaccccctgtaccctccccctcttacccaccccctgtaacctccacctctcccccaccaccccaagccctccctcctccaccaatctccccgtgccaggtccccccagctcccactcaccccagatcccaaaggtcccccccagagaggaagcagaagagagtgagtttcagggtgatgtactcgaacatagatgggatcacaagcaagacaagtgaactaagggaaagagaacaagaagttaacccagatgtaattggactcactgaaacaaaactctctggaatcataacgaatgccgtgtttccccaggagtacacagtaataaggaaagagagggaaggtaggggaggaggcggagtggccctactcatgagaaaggaatggagttttaaggagatggccatcccgggctgtgaggagttcagagactacatagcaggcaccataacaatgggaggaccaagaatagtagtagcagtaatatacaaccctccaccaaatgacagaagacccagtcaagagtatgaaaacaacaacatggcagttaacactataattgagagagcagcctctgTTGCCTGtacaaatagatcccacctgctcatcatgggcgactacaATCACGGAAggtttgactgggagaacaaggaaccgcatggaggcgaggatacgtggagagccaaactattggaggtggtgacaaacaactttttaacccagcatgttggagtacccacaaggatgagaggaaatgacgaaccagcgagactcgacatagtcttcactctgaacaaaTCCgagataagagaaatcggttttgaggacccagtaggaatgagcgaccacagtgtactggtgtttgagtacttgattgaagaagggttattgaactcgaggagggatactgaaaccaaaaggttagcataccgaaagggaaactatgaggggataagaaaattcctaacagatatagcatgggaaacagagctcaggggaaagatggcccaagatatgatggattacgtcacgcagaagtgcaaggacgcagcaaacaagtttgtcccagtccaaaaggaaaacagagaaatgaaaatgagaaacccatggtttaatcagagatgcaggctagctaagcagcaaagtaaaagggcatggagaaactataggaataacaggacactggagagcagagaaagataccagaatgccaggaatgaatatgtcaggatgagaagagaggcagaaagacaatacgaaaataacatcgcaagcaaggcaaagactcagcctaaattgttgcatagccacatcaggagaaaaacaacagtaaaggaacaggttatgaaattagggATAggagcagaaggattcactacaaatgacaaggaagtgtgtgaggaattgaataagaaattccaggaggtcttcaccttagagcaaggagaaattccagaggtacgtgagggaatagctaaccaggaaccactggaagagtttgagattaccagtggggaagtaaggaagtgtttactagagttggatgtgacgaaggctataggcccagatggaatctccccttgggttctaaaggaaggagcaagagaactgtgcctaccactctccatagtgtataacaaatcactggcaacaggggaactgccagaaatttagaaagcagctaacgtagtcccgatatacaagaaaggggatagacaggaggcactgaactacaggccagtgtccctaacctgcataccatgcaagctgatggagaagattgtgcaaaaaaaaactagtggagcatctggagcatgGGTTGagcacacagcatcaacatgggttcagggatggcaggtcctgcctcacagggttacttgaattctacgaccaggcaacaaaaataaggccagaaagagaagggtgggcagactgcatatttttggattgtcagaaagcctttgatacagtgccacacaaaaggctagtgcgtaagttggagatgcaggctggagtgaaagggaaggtactccggtggatagaggagtacctaagcaacaggagacaacgagtctgtgtgaggggtgaggtctcagattggcgagacgtcacaagtggagtcccgcaggggtctgtccttgaacctatactggttctggtatatgtaaatgatctcccagagggtatagattcgttcctctcaatgtttgccgacgatgcaaaaattatgaggaggattgaaacagaagatgatagtagtaggctacaagatgacctggatagactgagtgaatggtccaacaaatggctgttgaagttcagcccgagtaaatacaaagtaatgaaactaggcagtggaaacaggaggccaaacacaggatacagaataggagatgaagtacttaatgaaatagacagagagaaagatctaggagttgatatcacaccaaacctgtctcctgaagcccacataaagagaataacgtctgcggcatatgcgaggctggctaacatcagaacggcgttcaggaacatgtgtaaggaatcattctgaatcttgtacaccacatatgtaagaccaatggagtatgctgccccagcatggtgcccgtaccttgtcaagcacaagacgaagctggaaaaagtccaaaggtatgctactagactagtcccagaactaagaggcatgagttatgaggaaaggctgcgggaaatgcaccttacgacactggaagacagaagagtaaggggggacatgatcacaacctacaaaatcctcaggggaatcgaccgggtaaacaaggatgaactattcaacgctggtgggacgcgaacaaggggacacaggtggaagctgagtacccaaatgagccacagagacgttagaatgaactttttcagtgtcagagcagttagtaaatggaatgcactaggaagtgatgtggtgaaggctgactccatacacaatttcaaatgtagatatgatagagcccagtaggctcaggaatctgtacaccagttgattgttgttaatgattcgctacctggaacaaaaagttccaagtaacacgggctatggtgagcccgtagatagttatagccagttgattgacggttgagaggcgggaccaaagagccaaagctcaacccccgcaagcacaattaggtgagtacaatgatCCTCGTCAGTTGTGACATACCGAGTAGATATACATATCTATTTGTCGGATAAACCGACCATATTTACCAACTTTCAATAATTCATAGAAAATGAGACACAGTGGAAATTTCCTCAGTAGAAAACGGGGTATATCATTGCCATATGTCGCCATTAAAATCGCCACTTAATAATGGGATTCCTTCTTAATACAACAGTCTTTGGACTGTGAACATCATAAATACATTTCCCTTGATCCAACTTAATTCACAGTAGTAAAACAACATAAACGTAGGTCCTCTTTTCACCTCATAACGaaatgtggacaagacagccgagGCGTCAATGGGAGGGAGGCCAAGGAGTCGCTATTGTTAATTTAACATTACAACTAGTCTCGCATGGAACAGAACAAGATCCACAATTATAACCCTTCGACACAGTGTTACGGGATCAATAACATCCCGTCATCAACACAAACTTCGTCTGCAGATAAGGGAAGTGTCCAATTCCAAAACCCATTATAGCtattttatgcaggcgatgagtcacaataacgtggctgaagtatgttgaccagaccacacactagaaattgaagggacgacgacgtttcggtccgtcctggaccattctcaagtcgacaatcgacttgagaatggtccaggacggaccgaaacgtcgtcgtcccttcaatttctagtgtgtgttctggtcaaCATAGCTATTTTATTCCTTGCCAGAATTTTTTTTAGATAGCTAGGGTAACAAGGTAATGTAATGAGACGAGACACAAAACGAGGAAATTATTACATAAACCTCATCTAACAAATTATATATTtcccctgatatagctgtcatataagtTACTACTATTATCATGTGCTCTTTGACAAGTGTAATTgaagtacctggttgatacctggttgatgtatcaaccaggtacttCAATGGGAGAAGTGGGAGAAGAATTAACACTAGTTACCTGGCACAACAAGTCCACGTGGTGGAGTGGGTGCTTTACCATAATCTGGCGTGTTTCAGCCGTGTTCATACTGGTTGTCTCGCCCAAAATCAACAATTCAGGTTAGCTGTATTTAATTTAAGTTACTAATATATAGTCTATTATTGTACTGAATGTCTACTAAACAATAATTTTTATtgatagactatatatatatatatctatatatatatatatatatatatatatataaatatatatatatatatatatatatatatatatatatatatatatatatatatatatatatatataactgaaaactcacaccccagaagtgactcgaacccatactcccagaagcaacgcaactggtatgtacaagacgccttaatccacttgaccatcacgaccggacataatgaggtgatagccgaggctatcacctcattatcacCTCATTATCACTCCTCGAGGCTATAACCTCgaggagtgccggcggtggggtggttcaaatagcctcggctatcacctcattatgtccggtcgtgatggtcaagtggattaaggcgtcttgtacataccagttgcgttgcttctgggagtatgggttcgagtcacttctggggtgtgagttttcagttgcatattgtccaggggaccattctggcttgttcgcatttgtgttcctcacgtgtgcccctaagaatgaggtgatttggtaaaatgctatgcccaagataactatccgagtgccggcggtggggtggttcaaatagcctcggctatcacctcattatgtccggtcgtgatggtcaagtggattaaggcgtcttgtacataccagttgcgttgcttctgggagtatgggttcgagtcacttctggggtgtgagttttcagttgcatattgtccaggggaccattctggcttgttcgcatttgtgttcctcacgtgtgcccctaagaatgaggtgatttggtaaaatgctatgcccaagataactatccgagtgccggcggtggggtggttcaaatagcctcggctatcacctcattatgtccggtcgtgatggtcaagtggattaaggcgtcttgtacataccagttgcgttgcttctgggagtatgggttcgagtcacttctggggtgtgagttttcagttgcatattgtccaggggaccattctggcttgttcatatatatatatatatatacatatatatatatatatatatatatatatatatatatatatatatatatatatatatatatatatatatatataactgaaaactcacaccccagaagtgactcgaaaccatactgccaggagcaacgcaactggtatgtacaggacgccttaatccacttgaccatcacaaccggacaaaaactgatggtagccgaggctatttagcccatgaggtgatttgataaaatgctatgcccaaaattaccatcagagtgccggtgggctgatgggctaaatagcctcggctaccatcagtttttgtcccgtcatgatggtcaagtggattaaggcgtcctgtacataccagttgcgttgctcctggcaatatgggtttgagtcactaaggagtgtgagttttcaattgcatatagtcctggggaccattcaggcttgatggcatatatatatatatatatatatatatatatatatatatatatatatatatatatatatatatatatatatatatatatatatatataactgaaaactcacaccccagaagtgactcgaacccatactcccagaagcaacgcaactggtatgtacaagacgccttaatccacttgaccatcacgaccggacaaaatgaggtgatagcctaagctatttgaaccaccccaccgccggcactcggatagtaatcttgggcatagcattttaccaaatcacctcattcttaggggcacacgtgaggaacacaaatgcgaacaagcctgaatggtccccaggacaatatgcaactgaaaactcacaccccagaagtgactcgaacccatactcccagaagcaacgcaactggtatgtacaagacgccttaatccacttgaccatcacgaccggacaaaatgaggtgatagcctaagctatttgaaccaccccaccgccggcactcggatagtaatcttgggcatagcattttaccaaatcacctcattcttaggggcacacgtgaggaacacaaatgcgaacaagcctgaatggtccccaggacaatatgcaactgaaaactcacaccccagaagtgactcgaacccatactcccagaagcaacgcaactggtatgtacaagacgccttaatccacttgaccatcacgaccggacaaaatgaggtgatagcctaagctatttgaaccaccccaccgccggcactcggatagtaatcttgggcatagcattttaccaaatcacctcattcttaggtgcacacgtgaggaacacaaatgcaaacaagcctgaatggtccccaggacaatatgcaactgaaaactcacaccccagaagtgactcgaacccatactcccagaagcaacgcaactggtatgtacaagacgccttaatccacttgaccatcacgaccggacaaaatgaggtgatagcctaagctatttgaaccaccccaccgccggcactggtaaaatgctatgcccaagattactatccgagtgccggcggtggggtggttcaaatagcttaggctatcacctcattttgtccggtcgtgatggtcaagtggattaaggcgtcttgtacataccagttgcgttgcttctgggagtatgggttcgagtcacttctggggtgtgagttttcagttgcatattgtcctggggaccattcaggcttgttcgcatttgtgttcctcacgtgtgcccctaagaatgaggtgatttggtaaaatgctatgcccaagattactatccgagtgccggcggtggggtggttcaaatagcttaggctatcacctcattttgtccggtcgtgatggtcaagtggattaaggcgtcttgtacataccagttgcgttgcttctgggagcatgggttcgagtcacttctggggtgtgagttttcagttgcatattgtcctggggaccattcaggcttgttcgcatttgtgttcctcacgtgtgcccctaagaatgaggtgatttggtaaaatgctatgcccaagattactatccgagtgccggcggtggggtggttcaaatagcttaggctatcacctcattttgtccggtcgtgatggtcaagtggattaaggcgtcttgtacataccagttgcgttgcttctgggagtatgggttcgagtcacttctggggtgtgagttttcagttgcatattgtcctggggaccattcaggcttgttcgcatttgtgttcctcacgtgtgcccctaagaatgaggtgatttggtaaaatgctatgcccaagattactatccgagtgccggcggtggggtggttcaaatagcttaggctatcacctcattttgtccggtcgtgatggtcaagtggattaaggcgtcttgtacataccagttgcgttgcttctgggagtatgggttcgagtcacttctggggtgtgagttttcagttgcatattgtcctggggaccattcaggcttgttcgcatttgtgttcctcacgtgtgcccctaagaatgaggtgatttggtaaaatgctatgcccaagattactatccgagtgccggcggtggggtggttcaaatagcttaggctatcacctcattttgtccggtcgtgatggtcaagtggattaaggcatcttgtacataccagttgcgttgcttctgggagtatgggttcgagtcacttctggggtgtgagttttcagttgcatattgtcctggggaccattcaggcttgttcgcatttgtgttcctcacgtgtgcccctaagaatgaggtgatttggtaaaatgctatgcccaagattactatccgagtgccggcggtggggtggttcaaatagcttaggctatcacctcattttgtccggtcgtgatggtcaagtggattaaggcgtcttgtacataccagttgcgttgcttctgggagtatgggttcgagtcacttctggggtgtgagttttcagttgcatattgtcctggggaccattcaggcttgttcgcatttgtgttcctcacgtgtgcccctaagaatgaggtgatttggtaaaatgctatgcccaagattactatccgagtgccggcggtggggtggttcaaatagcttaggctatcacctcattttgtccggtcgtgatggtcaagtggattaaggcgtcttgtacataccagttgcgttgcttctgggagtatgggttcgagtcacttctggggtgtgagttttcagttgcatattgtcctggggaccattcaggcttgttcgcatttgtgttcctcacgtgtgcccctaagaatgaggtgatttggtaaaatgctatacccaagattactatccgagtgccggcggtggggtggttcaaatagcttaggctatcacctcattttgtccggtcgtgatggtcaagtggattaaggcgtcttgtacataccagttgcgttgcttctgggagtatgggttcgagtcacttctggggtgtgagttttcagttgcatattgtcctggggaccattcaggcttgttcgcatttgtgttcctcacgtgtgcccctaagaatgaggtgatttggtaaaatgctatgcccaagattactatccgagtgccggcggtggggtggttcaaatagcttaggctatcacctcattttgtccggtcgtgatggtcaagtggattaaggcgtcttgtacataccagttgcgttgcttctgggagtatgggttcgagtcacttctggggtgtgagttttcagttgcatattgtcctggggaccattcaggcttgttcgcatttgtgttcctcacgtgtgcccctaagaatgaggtgatttggtaaaatgctatgcccaagattactatccgagtgccggtggtggggtggttcaaatagcttaggctatcacctcattttgtccggtcgtgatggtcaagtggattaaggcgtcttgtacataccagttgcgttgcttctgggagtatgggttcgagtcacttctggggtgtgagttttcagttgcatattgtcctggggaccattcaggcttgttcgcatttgtgttcctcacgtgtgcccctaagaatgaggtgatttggtaaaatgctatgcccaagattactatccgagtgctggcggtggggtggttcaaatagcttaggctatcacctcattttgtccggtcgtgatggtcaagtggattaaggcgtcttgtacataccagttgcgttgcttctgggagtatgggttcgagtcacttctggggtgtgagttttcagttgcatattgtcctggggaccatttaggcttgttcgcatttgtgttcctcacgtgtgcccctaagaatgaggtgatttggtaaaatgctatgcccaagattactatccgagtgccggtggtggggtggttcaaatagcttaggctatcacctcattttgtccggtcgtgatggtcaagtggattaaggcgtcttgtacataccagttgcgttgcttctgggagtatgggttcgagtcacttctggggtgtgagttttcagttgcatattgtcctggggaccattcaggcttgttcgcatttgtgttcctcacgtgtgcccctaagaatgaggtgatttggtaaaatgctatgcccaagattactatccgagtgccggcggtggggtggttcaaattgcttaggctatcacctcattttgtccggtcgtgatggtcaagtggattaaggcgtcttgtacataccagttgcgttgcttctgggagtatgggttcgagtcacttctggggtgtgagttttcagttgcatattgtcctggggaccattcaggcttgttcgcatatatatatatatatatatatatatatatatatatatatatatatatatatatatatatatgtatatatatatatatatatatatatatatatatatatatatatatatatatatatatatatgtatatatatatatatatatatatatatatatatatatatatatatatgtatatatatatatatatatatatatatatatatatatatatatatatatatatatacacatatatatatatatatatatatatatatatatatatatatgcatatatatatatatatatatatatatatatatatatatatatatatatatatatttctatacttgcataaaccacaagtgaagattaaataatctttggacaacacccaccagtgggactcgaacccagaaagcacaactaccttccagtagcaggcataactagtatgctttaacccactacaccatcagacctttcaaaagaagtagatagttcgagatatatatatctcaaacatctctacttcccgaaggcaccagatgagtgtggggtcagtctgcattttccatcaagccactgtcaatgtgagagaactcgtgtccagcttataagcctatacttgcataaaccacaagtgaagattaaataatctttggacaacacccaccagtgggactcgaacccagaaagcacaactaccttccagtagcaggcataactagtatgctttaacccactacaccatcagacctttcaaaagaagtagatagttcgagatatatatatctcaaacatctctacttcccgaaggcaccagatgagtgtggggtcagtctgcattttccatcaagccactgtcaatgtgagagaactcgtgtccagcttataagcctatacttgcataaaccacaagtgaagattaaataatctttggacaacacccaccagtgggactcgaacccagaaagcacaactaccttccagtagcaggcataactagtatgctttaacccactacaccatcagacctttcaaaagaagtagatagttcgagatatatatatctcaaacatctctacttcccgaaggcaccagatgagtgtggggtcagtctgcattttccatcaagccactgtcaatgtgagagaactcgtgtccagcttataagcctatacttgcataaaccacaagtgaagattaaataatctttggacaacacccaccagtgggactcgaacccagaaagcacaactaccttccagtagcaggcataactagtatgctttaacccattacaccatcagacctt includes these proteins:
- the LOC138370027 gene encoding putative golgin subfamily A member 6-like protein 19 gives rise to the protein MSRKPEASGPAAGGIQQEAPDVTSGEQFPTIVGLKQTSKVTEEIDWLKKKITELQIKIKTLETNLPGDSGEVNHASDNEQVNSSNTSSDASDNLAAVEATPPISTERECQISMGNGVRVFIDPSLTPPLDHEETLEVVTGRDFKKALTPTQLLDCDSELLECDSELLEYDSELLECDSELLEYDSELLECESELLECENELLECNSELLECDSVLLECDGELLECDSELLECDSELLECDSELLECDSELLECDSELLECDSELLESDSELLESDSELLECNSELLECDSELLECDSELLECDSVLLECDSELLECDSVLLECDSELLECDSVLLECDSELLECDSELLECDSELLECDSVLLECDSELLECDSELLECESEFQECDSCWRVIVSC